Proteins from a single region of Macaca fascicularis isolate 582-1 chromosome 5, T2T-MFA8v1.1:
- the CEP135 gene encoding centrosomal protein of 135 kDa isoform X4 has protein sequence MTTAVERKYINIRKRLDQLGYRQTLTVECLPLVEKLFSDLVHTTESLRQSKLSTVKAEKESANFDFVLEPYKLENARLSRENNELYLELMKLREHSDQHVKELKTSLKKCARETDDLKFLNNQYVHKLKLLEKESKAKNERIQQLQEKNLHAVVQTPGGKKRSIAFRRQRMQIDEPVPPSEVSSYPVPQPDDPYIADLLQVADNRIQELQQEVHQLQEKLAVMESGVSDYSKQIELREREIERLSVALDGGRSPDVLSLESRNKTNEKLIAHLNIQVDFLQQANKDLEKRIRELMETKETVTSEVVNLSNKNEKLCQELTEIDQLAQQLERHKEEVLETADKELGEAKKEIKRKLSEMQDLEETMAKLQLELNLCHKEKERLSDELLVKSDLETVVHQLEQEKQRLSKKVESFVVTERELTLEVERMRLEHGIKRRDRSPSRLDTFLKGIEEERDYYKKELERLQHIIQRRSCSTNYGAREKNSIFRTPEKGDYNSEIHQITRERDELQRMLERFEKYMEDIQSNVKLLTAERDKLSVLYNEAQEELSALRKESTQTTAPHNIVSLMEKEKELALSDLRRIMAEKEALREKLEHIEEMSLFGKSELEKTIEHLTCVNHQLESEKYELKSKVLIMKETIESLENKLKVQAQKFSHVAGDSSHQKTEVNSLR, from the exons ATGACTACAGCTGTAGAAAGAAAGTATATTAATATTAGGAAAAGACTGGATCAGCTGGGATACCGCCAGACTCTGACAGTGGAGTGTTTACCTTTGGTAGAAAAACTTTTCAG cgACTTAGTTCATACAACAGAGAGCCTTCGGCAATCAAAATTATCTACTGTGAAAGCTGAAAAAGAAAGTGccaattttgattttgttttggaaCCCTATAAACTTGAAAATGCAAGATTGAGtagagaaaataatgaattatacCTAGAGTTAATGAAACTGAGAGAACACTCGGACCAACACGTTAAAG agtTGAAAACTTCATTGAAGAAGTGTGCACGTGAAACAGATGATCTGAAATTTCTAAATAACCAATATGTTCATAAACTCAAACTGTTGGAGAAAGAGAGCAAAGCTAAGAATGAAAGAATTCAACAActtcaagaaaagaatttgcaTGCTGTAGTACAAACTCCAG GTGGCAAGAAAAGAAGTATTGCTTTCAGGCGCCAGCGTATGCAAATTGATGAACCGGTTCCTCCCTCTGAAGTCAGTTCATATCCGGTTCCTCAACCAGATGACCCTTACATTGCAGACCTCCTACAAGTGGCTGATAACAG GATTCAAGAACTTCAACAGGAAGTCCACCAGCTACAAGAAAAGTTAGCAGTGATGGAAAGTGGGGTGAGCGATTATAGCAAGCAG ATTGAGCTAAGAGAACGAGAGATAGAACGACTGTCAGTTGCTTTGGATGGTGGTCGGTCCCCTGATGTCCTCTCTCTGGAGTCTAGAAATAAAACCAATGAAAAGCTTATTGCTCATTTAAATATTCAG GTTGACTTTCTTCAGCAAGCTAATAAAGACCTGGAGAAGCGTATACGAGAGCTTATGGAAACCAAGGAAACAGTGACATCTGAAGTTGTTAATTTaagtaacaaaaatgaaaaactctgCCAAGAATTAACTGAAATAGATCAGTTAGCACAGCAGTTGGAAAGACATAAAGAAGAAGTGCTTGAGACTGCTGATAAAGAACTTGGGGAAGCAAAG AAAGAGATTAAAAGAAAGCTGTCTGAAATGCAGGATCTTGAAGAAACAATGGCAAAACTTCAACTG GAATTGAACTTATGCCAtaaagaaaaggagagactgaGTGATGAACTCCTTGTAAAATCAGACCTTGAAACTGTTGTTCATCAGCTTGAACAAGAAAAGCAAAGACTTAGCAAAAAAGTTGAAAGTTTTGTAGTTACAG AAAGAGAACTTACTCTGGAAGTTGAGAGGATGAGACTAGAACATGGAATAAAACGTCGAGACAGGTCACCTTCTCGTTTAGATACATTTCTGAAAGGTATAGAAGAAGAACGAGATTATTATAAGAAAGAGCTAGAGAGACTCCAACATATAATACAGCGAAGATCTTGCTCTACAAATTATGGTGCACgtgaaaaaaattcaatatttagGACACCAGAAAAG GGTGATTACAATTCAGAAATTCATCAGATCACAAGAGAAAGAGATGAACTTCAGCGTATGCTggaaagatttgaaaaatatatggAGGATATACAGTCAAATGTTAAATTACTGACAGCAGAAAGAGATAAACTAAGTGTCTTATATAATGAA gCTCAAGAAGAATTATCTGCCCTAAGAAAGGAATCCACCCAAACCACAGCACCCCATAATATTGTTAGTcttatggaaaaggaaaaagaacttgCGTTATCTGACTTAAGAAGAATTATGGCAGAAAAggaagctttaagagaaaaattagag catattgaAGAAATGAGTCTTTTTGGAAAatcagaattagagaaaactattGAACATTTGACATGTGTTAATCATCAG